The window CGGCCCTCGAGATCGCGATGGGCCCGCGCGGCATCGCGCAGATCGTAGACATGGCCCGGCTCGATCCGGACCGCGCCCGAGAGAACCACATCGAAGATTTCGGCCGCATTGGCCTCGAGCTCGGCGCGCGTGCCGTTATAGGCGAAGATGGTGGGCCGGGTGAGCCAGAGGGCCCCACGCGGGCCGAGGCTCGCCACATCCACAGGCGGCACCTTGCCCGAGGCCTGGCCAAAGCTCGCCAGGATTCCGCGCGGGCTCAGGCAGTCGAGGGATTTCATGAAGGT is drawn from Alphaproteobacteria bacterium and contains these coding sequences:
- a CDS encoding zinc-binding dehydrogenase encodes the protein AHGCDHPILYRDEDFVARVREITDGKGVPVVYDSVGKDTFMKSLDCLSPRGILASFGQASGKVPPVDVASLGPRGALWLTRPTIFAYNGTRAELEANAAEIFDVVLSGAVRIEPGHVYDLRDAARAHRDLEGRRTTGSIILVP